The following coding sequences are from one Mycoplasma tullyi window:
- the ligA gene encoding NAD-dependent DNA ligase LigA: MIDKKNESIKKIIQDLVKRLTKWEHEYYVLSNPSVSDEVYDSTYKTLLDYESKYPQYVLSYSPTQRVGSSISNKFIKVKHDYLMLSLGNCFNFDELLNFNENIAKVSKQEDNPYVLEPKIDGLSISLIYIDGVLTEALTRGDGVVGESVIANIKTIKSIPLKINTDIKKMVIRGEIYVSNQDFEAINATRDEDKKFANSRNYASGSLRNIDVSEVAKRKLNAFFYYVPNAYELGFKTQYEVIQQLKEWGFNVAKEIKLFSNIKELYNSVKELEANKNNLDYRIDGAVIKYNNFKDYETIGYTSKFPKWAIAYKFAPTQVETQLKDIILNVGRTGKLTFVAQLSPVELEGSVITYATLHNLEYINDLDIRINDYVYLIKAAEIIPKVIGVNLDKRPKNAKKLEFDYNCPRCHQLLVNKDEEVDWYCNNDQCKQKQLQYLIYYCSKPIMNIEGLSESTLSVLFNTKVNDVIREANQLITDQQTTEDIPLYDLLDNEEQTFISNVLDIYKLEQYKDLIIKPWLKKDFSKSKLKYNFRFQEKSFNKLINSINDSKNRELYRLLAALNIKFIGVATAKSIANTYNDIDLLRPLQVEDYMRLADISSITANSLFSFFSDDKNWELIEEFKKLGIQTKDEINDDLVDTSSIYYDKKFVITGSFNISRNEIIKKLSLKYKIKFVSGVSKNVDFVLAGSNPTIKKINQAKELSIPVIKEEIWNQ, encoded by the coding sequence ATGATTGACAAGAAAAACGAGAGTATTAAAAAGATAATCCAAGATTTAGTTAAAAGATTAACTAAATGAGAACATGAGTATTATGTTTTATCTAATCCCAGTGTTTCAGATGAGGTGTATGATAGTACTTATAAAACACTATTAGATTACGAAAGTAAATACCCTCAATATGTTTTAAGTTATTCTCCGACTCAAAGAGTCGGCTCATCAATTAGTAATAAGTTCATTAAAGTTAAACACGATTACTTGATGTTATCGTTAGGTAACTGTTTTAATTTTGACGAGTTGCTTAACTTTAATGAAAATATTGCTAAAGTTAGCAAACAAGAAGATAATCCATACGTTTTAGAACCTAAGATTGATGGCTTATCAATCTCGTTAATCTATATTGATGGAGTGTTGACTGAAGCGCTTACAAGAGGTGACGGGGTTGTTGGTGAGAGTGTGATCGCTAACATCAAGACGATTAAATCAATTCCATTAAAAATTAACACGGATATCAAAAAGATGGTTATTCGCGGGGAAATCTATGTAAGCAACCAAGATTTTGAAGCAATTAATGCTACAAGAGATGAAGATAAGAAGTTTGCTAATTCACGAAACTATGCCTCTGGAAGCTTAAGAAACATTGATGTTAGTGAAGTAGCTAAACGCAAGCTTAATGCGTTCTTTTATTATGTTCCTAACGCTTACGAGCTTGGGTTTAAAACTCAATATGAAGTTATTCAACAATTAAAAGAATGAGGCTTTAATGTTGCTAAGGAGATTAAGTTGTTTAGCAACATTAAAGAACTTTATAACAGTGTTAAAGAATTAGAAGCAAATAAAAACAATCTAGATTACAGAATCGATGGAGCGGTAATCAAATATAACAACTTTAAGGATTACGAAACGATTGGTTATACTTCTAAATTTCCTAAGTGAGCAATTGCTTACAAATTTGCTCCGACACAAGTTGAAACCCAACTAAAAGATATCATTCTAAATGTTGGTAGAACTGGTAAATTAACATTCGTTGCGCAATTAAGTCCAGTTGAACTAGAAGGTTCAGTAATTACCTATGCAACATTACATAATCTTGAATATATAAACGATTTAGATATTAGAATCAACGATTATGTTTATCTAATTAAAGCTGCTGAAATTATCCCTAAAGTAATTGGAGTTAATCTAGATAAACGACCTAAGAATGCTAAAAAACTTGAGTTTGATTACAACTGTCCAAGATGTCATCAACTTTTAGTAAACAAAGATGAAGAAGTAGATTGATACTGTAATAATGATCAATGTAAACAAAAACAATTACAGTATCTAATCTATTATTGTTCTAAACCAATAATGAATATTGAAGGTTTAAGTGAAAGCACACTAAGTGTTTTATTTAACACCAAGGTTAATGATGTAATTAGAGAAGCTAATCAATTGATCACTGATCAACAAACAACTGAAGACATTCCATTATATGATCTATTAGATAACGAAGAACAAACTTTTATTAGTAATGTTTTAGATATTTACAAATTAGAACAATATAAAGATCTGATTATTAAACCTTGACTTAAAAAAGATTTTTCTAAGTCAAAACTGAAATACAATTTTAGGTTTCAAGAAAAATCGTTCAATAAGTTAATTAATAGTATTAATGATTCCAAAAACCGAGAGTTATATCGTTTGTTAGCTGCACTTAACATTAAATTTATTGGAGTAGCTACGGCTAAATCGATAGCTAATACTTATAACGATATTGATCTACTAAGACCACTTCAGGTTGAAGATTACATGCGATTAGCTGATATTAGCAGTATTACAGCTAATTCATTATTCAGTTTTTTCTCAGACGATAAAAACTGAGAATTAATCGAAGAATTTAAAAAATTAGGAATTCAGACAAAAGATGAAATCAACGACGATTTAGTAGATACTTCATCTATTTACTATGACAAGAAGTTTGTGATTACAGGATCGTTTAACATCTCACGAAATGAAATTATCAAGAAGCTCTCATTAAAATACAAAATCAAGTTTGTTAGTGGTGTTTCTAAAAACGTAGATTTTGTATTAGCTGGTTCTAATCCAACTATTAAAAAAATTAATCAAGCTAAAGAATTAAGTATTCCTGTCATTAAGGAAGAAATTTGAAACCAATAA
- the msrA gene encoding peptide-methionine (S)-S-oxide reductase MsrA — protein sequence MVKKIYLAGGCFWGVEEYFKRTKRIIDSSVGYANYKPEFRNPTYKEVCSGLTGGVETVEITYDDQVISLEEIIDLFLKVVDPTTLNYQANDRGTQYRSGFYFVNDDDETVIKSKLAQAQGRYSKPIVTEVLRLQNYSKAEDYHQDYLEKNPTGYCHIKFD from the coding sequence ATGGTTAAGAAAATATATTTAGCAGGTGGTTGTTTTTGGGGTGTAGAAGAATACTTTAAAAGAACCAAAAGAATTATTGATTCTTCTGTAGGTTATGCCAACTACAAACCTGAGTTTAGAAACCCAACATATAAAGAAGTATGTAGTGGGTTAACTGGTGGGGTTGAAACGGTTGAAATCACCTATGATGATCAAGTAATTAGTTTAGAAGAGATCATTGATCTGTTTTTAAAAGTTGTTGATCCAACAACTTTGAATTACCAAGCAAATGATCGTGGAACTCAGTATCGTAGTGGATTTTATTTTGTTAACGATGATGATGAAACTGTGATCAAATCTAAATTAGCTCAAGCTCAAGGAAGATATTCTAAACCGATTGTTACCGAAGTTTTGAGATTGCAAAACTATTCTAAAGCTGAAGACTACCACCAAGATTATTTAGAAAAAAATCCAACTGGTTATTGTCACATTAAGTTTGACTAA
- a CDS encoding DEAD/DEAH box helicase yields MLNKILEYYFEDNELIRGKNLVNRKTVKLTYQQDNKLLVLSARINDDTVVVNTKVTVNGSNEKLIDISCDCPSRLKYCRYVAGTIYCAYVQLKTLFDQEQEANKKQEIILNNNKIRQTKINPKDKAYFSIEKIKKNFNTIKLAVFLNVDSYKFKLVNENYFLLKQGWMNEDEISFYVCYEKAKTPAKILKLKIDSDAINYQDLYMFWYLVYLANINNLDEESFLSEGSYLHSEFRLNNHGLYALHDLDSFKRFLETYDSSYEQAKLDDDLINEINACFNECGFIVSNKKIENRILLTSERNDLCAFNIESFVDKKWGHYLTHNLTKDNKLVINPFNKILNQNNLNHELLNKVSIASKEFLNFYIYLTKMGFDNIYLDDQKKILKLVDYLPQAGLVLGFDKKKNGLTTSLVFNYKRDNENNIVYFEDQKVLKNKRLHLYEENTYDFFFKKVIDKRLLTRLKKNTLDLNDLEELRELSNYFNSDQFQIKVLEPYTKELKLKFDINDFKKIETQNNLIKITLSNFPYEFDFIKDIVANYLVAKQIYIINDGYYCLNDPDNAAFLEFWSKFDFFGVRKVNSKTIAISKYRLLDLYNAFKPYSGYFKKIANKNIRELIDGLVNNTFKDDLTIQKPFDKLLWPYQKEGHKWLRILQKFGFGGIMADDMGLGKTIQMISVISQYYKDHPHEIKQSLIVAPASLLLNWASEFKKFDPDLDVATISGNAENRRVIINSRNHLVEITTYSAFKKDCALHAKKDYAYIVLDEAQSIKNASSILSKDIKSLSGAHKVALTGTVIENRLAELWSIFDFVLPGFFGSITEFNLNYASQIERDDGVNVEVLERLKKKIAPFILRRTKDKVLKDLPPKTQSDLLVGLSNDHMNFYHKREKEVKDQILKIVQNKDQSKKGLGIMLAKLLNELRQICCSPKLLDSNFNGENVKFVAAMDIINNAIKSNKKTLLFSQYLGVISLFKKELEAKNMKYFILTGDTPKEVRLQYVNAFNDSDEPAVFIASLKAGGVGLNLTGAEIVIHYDLWWNLALQNQATDRAHRIGQKHHLQVYRIIAANTIEERIVAIQERKKELAAKLIQETDNSLSWLNIKDILSLFN; encoded by the coding sequence ATGTTAAATAAAATCTTAGAATATTATTTTGAAGATAACGAGTTAATTAGGGGTAAAAACCTAGTTAACCGTAAAACTGTTAAATTAACTTATCAACAAGATAACAAACTACTAGTTTTAAGTGCAAGAATTAACGACGACACAGTTGTTGTTAATACTAAGGTAACTGTTAATGGCAGTAATGAAAAGTTAATTGATATCTCTTGTGATTGTCCATCACGACTAAAGTATTGTCGTTATGTAGCAGGAACAATTTATTGCGCTTATGTGCAATTAAAAACGCTTTTTGATCAAGAACAAGAAGCTAATAAAAAACAAGAGATTATCTTAAATAATAATAAGATTCGTCAAACTAAGATCAATCCAAAAGACAAAGCTTACTTTAGTATTGAAAAAATTAAAAAGAACTTTAATACGATTAAACTAGCCGTTTTTTTAAACGTAGATTCTTATAAGTTTAAGTTAGTTAATGAGAACTATTTTTTATTAAAACAAGGCTGAATGAATGAAGATGAAATTAGCTTTTATGTTTGTTATGAAAAAGCTAAAACACCAGCCAAAATCTTAAAACTCAAGATTGATAGTGATGCGATCAATTATCAAGATCTTTATATGTTTTGATACCTTGTGTATCTAGCTAACATTAACAATCTTGATGAAGAATCATTCTTATCTGAAGGGTCATACTTACATAGTGAATTTAGACTAAACAACCATGGGTTGTATGCATTACATGATCTAGATAGTTTTAAGAGGTTTCTAGAAACATATGATTCATCATATGAACAAGCTAAATTAGATGATGATCTAATTAATGAGATTAATGCTTGCTTTAATGAATGTGGTTTTATTGTTAGTAATAAGAAGATTGAAAACCGAATCTTATTAACAAGTGAAAGAAACGATCTATGTGCTTTTAATATTGAAAGCTTTGTTGACAAAAAATGAGGTCATTATTTAACTCATAATTTAACTAAAGACAATAAGTTAGTTATCAACCCATTTAATAAGATTTTGAATCAGAACAACCTTAACCACGAGTTGTTAAATAAGGTTTCGATTGCTTCTAAAGAGTTTTTAAATTTCTATATTTATCTAACCAAGATGGGATTTGATAATATCTATTTAGATGATCAAAAGAAGATTCTTAAACTAGTTGATTATTTACCTCAAGCTGGGCTTGTACTTGGATTTGATAAAAAGAAAAATGGTTTAACAACCAGTTTAGTTTTTAACTACAAACGAGATAATGAAAATAATATCGTTTATTTTGAAGACCAAAAGGTACTTAAAAATAAACGGCTTCATTTATATGAAGAAAACACGTATGACTTTTTCTTTAAAAAAGTGATTGATAAACGTTTATTAACACGTTTAAAGAAGAACACTCTAGATCTAAATGATCTAGAAGAATTGCGAGAATTAAGTAATTACTTTAATAGTGATCAGTTCCAAATTAAGGTTTTAGAACCTTATACTAAAGAACTAAAACTAAAGTTTGATATCAACGATTTTAAAAAGATTGAAACCCAAAACAATCTAATTAAAATCACGTTATCAAACTTCCCTTACGAATTTGATTTTATTAAGGATATTGTGGCTAACTATTTAGTTGCCAAGCAAATTTATATAATCAACGACGGTTATTATTGTTTAAATGATCCTGACAATGCAGCATTCTTAGAATTCTGATCTAAGTTTGATTTCTTTGGAGTTAGAAAGGTTAATTCTAAAACAATCGCTATTAGTAAATACCGATTGTTAGATCTTTATAATGCTTTCAAACCATATTCTGGTTATTTTAAAAAGATCGCTAATAAAAACATCCGCGAACTAATCGATGGATTAGTTAACAACACTTTTAAAGATGATTTAACGATTCAAAAACCATTTGATAAGCTTTTATGACCTTATCAAAAAGAAGGTCATAAGTGATTAAGAATCTTACAAAAGTTTGGTTTTGGTGGAATTATGGCTGATGATATGGGATTGGGTAAAACCATCCAAATGATCTCAGTTATTTCCCAATATTATAAGGACCATCCACATGAGATTAAGCAAAGTTTAATCGTAGCACCTGCTTCATTATTATTAAATTGAGCAAGTGAATTTAAAAAATTCGATCCAGATTTAGATGTGGCTACGATTTCTGGAAATGCAGAGAATCGTAGAGTAATCATCAACTCAAGAAATCATCTTGTAGAAATTACCACCTACTCAGCCTTTAAAAAAGACTGTGCACTTCATGCTAAAAAAGATTATGCTTACATTGTACTAGATGAAGCACAAAGCATTAAAAATGCTTCATCAATCTTATCTAAAGATATTAAGAGTCTCAGTGGAGCTCATAAGGTTGCTTTAACTGGAACAGTGATTGAGAATAGATTAGCTGAACTATGATCAATCTTTGATTTTGTTTTACCTGGATTTTTTGGTTCAATTACGGAATTCAATCTTAACTATGCTAGTCAAATCGAACGCGATGATGGTGTTAATGTAGAAGTTTTAGAACGCTTAAAGAAAAAGATCGCTCCATTTATTCTTAGAAGAACTAAAGATAAGGTTTTAAAAGATTTACCACCCAAAACACAATCTGATTTATTAGTAGGATTATCTAATGATCATATGAACTTCTATCATAAACGAGAAAAAGAAGTTAAGGATCAAATCTTAAAGATTGTTCAGAATAAAGATCAATCTAAAAAAGGATTGGGAATCATGTTGGCTAAACTCTTAAACGAGTTACGTCAAATCTGTTGTTCCCCAAAACTACTTGACTCTAATTTTAACGGTGAAAACGTTAAATTTGTGGCTGCTATGGACATTATTAATAATGCCATTAAGAGCAACAAAAAAACCTTATTGTTTAGTCAATACCTAGGTGTAATTAGCTTGTTCAAAAAAGAACTAGAAGCAAAAAATATGAAATACTTCATTCTTACAGGTGATACACCTAAAGAAGTAAGACTTCAATATGTTAATGCTTTTAATGATTCAGATGAACCTGCTGTATTCATTGCTTCACTAAAAGCTGGTGGTGTGGGATTAAATCTAACAGGAGCTGAGATCGTTATTCATTATGATCTATGATGAAACCTAGCACTTCAAAACCAAGCAACCGACCGCGCTCACAGAATCGGACAAAAACACCACCTTCAAGTTTATCGAATTATTGCTGCTAATACGATCGAAGAACGTATTGTTGCTATTCAAGAACGCAAGAAAGAACTGGCCGCTAAATTAATCCAAGAAACTGATAATAGTTTAAGCTGATTAAACATTAAAGACATCTTGTCTTTATTCAACTAA
- a CDS encoding putative immunoglobulin-blocking virulence protein, protein MISSKKRKLIKLISLSATSILVAGSTTFGVVYSNSRENNSSNLIQRSNTVTLDKGGSTDSQYNSNRDLNLPKEVKPVVKQTPIVTPEKKPEPTPEPKPTPVPEVQPLPDPVAVTYKKTNYNLDQTTPVLPYDPSVQAAFGDKVGALVGESKHILNTLRNILSQGLAANTVANKELFKNTIGYKNNPDYFDFYWNSLFKKRDEPGRTEYPYQDFLNSFSALSDDFILSEAKANRVLNITLPNVSVTFGYKDPSENPLLNYYIKVNEKKLLGTPNWQYNENPQGILDGDYRGWTKTDQTQEFINSGKYGITADDGITVRHYTPTDKSEDYYKNKQPVNVFVLDVDNTSGYNKFIEFLKKAADTTKDIGVVLTNIGKTSTNRDVYDIIKALPKNVKLLTVFFENANTSSLLALEDRRLDELNIYTTGTVNTDLWGLNPLALKHTNFIPSTNNYNVGGFNPYVPGTVVASTPIFEALKFDRNDDYSRVQEGIDIAFNRRNERIFNGKFQGKGGKPVVWDFSDAPIIRSFRGLNIRDANLKIVRLSKDLITSDESGDHLVYNVSEFNGSQWTSAMSYQPERGKYITFGRGTELKQPDSLILLGKASDLRDAGDLATFIKYARMGGSFKTIVVTDPGLASVVRGIAFGANVILASPEEVAKHGYEPKVFKVDPTLNPIGDKLDKPSNVRAN, encoded by the coding sequence ATGATAAGCTCTAAAAAAAGAAAACTGATAAAACTAATTAGTTTATCAGCTACATCAATATTAGTAGCTGGAAGTACTACTTTTGGAGTAGTTTATTCAAACTCTCGTGAAAATAATTCAAGTAACTTAATTCAAAGAAGTAATACAGTTACATTAGATAAAGGCGGTTCTACTGACAGTCAGTACAACTCTAATCGTGATTTAAACCTTCCTAAAGAAGTTAAACCTGTTGTAAAACAAACTCCAATAGTTACACCTGAGAAAAAACCAGAACCTACACCAGAACCTAAACCTACACCTGTACCTGAAGTTCAACCTTTACCAGATCCAGTAGCTGTTACCTACAAAAAAACTAATTACAACCTTGACCAAACAACTCCAGTTTTACCATACGATCCAAGTGTCCAAGCAGCTTTTGGTGACAAAGTTGGAGCGTTAGTGGGTGAATCGAAGCACATCTTAAACACGCTTAGAAATATACTATCTCAGGGTTTAGCAGCTAACACTGTAGCTAATAAAGAATTATTCAAAAACACCATTGGATATAAGAATAATCCTGATTATTTTGATTTTTATTGAAATTCTTTATTCAAAAAAAGAGATGAACCTGGTAGAACTGAATACCCTTATCAAGACTTTTTAAATTCTTTCAGCGCTCTTAGTGATGACTTTATCTTATCTGAAGCTAAAGCTAACCGTGTTTTAAATATTACCTTACCAAACGTTTCAGTTACTTTTGGTTATAAAGATCCTTCAGAGAATCCTTTATTAAATTACTATATTAAGGTTAATGAGAAAAAACTTCTAGGTACTCCTAACTGACAATATAACGAAAATCCACAGGGTATCCTTGATGGTGATTATCGTGGTTGAACAAAAACTGATCAAACACAAGAATTTATTAATAGTGGGAAATACGGAATTACCGCAGATGATGGTATTACTGTAAGACATTACACTCCTACAGATAAATCTGAAGATTACTACAAGAACAAACAACCTGTTAATGTGTTTGTTCTAGATGTAGACAACACTTCAGGTTATAACAAATTTATTGAGTTCTTGAAAAAGGCTGCTGACACCACTAAAGATATTGGTGTTGTGTTAACCAACATTGGTAAAACATCAACTAACCGCGATGTTTATGACATTATTAAGGCATTACCTAAGAATGTTAAATTATTAACCGTTTTCTTTGAAAATGCAAACACTAGTTCATTATTAGCATTAGAAGATCGCAGATTAGACGAACTTAATATTTATACTACTGGAACAGTTAATACCGATCTTTGAGGACTAAACCCACTAGCGCTTAAACACACGAACTTTATTCCTTCAACAAATAACTATAACGTTGGTGGATTTAATCCTTATGTTCCTGGAACTGTAGTTGCTTCAACACCAATCTTTGAAGCATTAAAATTCGATCGTAACGATGATTACTCACGTGTTCAAGAAGGCATTGATATCGCATTTAACCGTAGAAATGAACGTATCTTTAATGGTAAGTTCCAAGGTAAGGGTGGTAAGCCTGTAGTTTGAGATTTCTCAGATGCACCAATTATTCGTTCATTTAGAGGATTAAATATTAGAGATGCTAACTTAAAGATTGTTAGATTATCTAAAGATTTAATTACTAGTGATGAATCAGGTGACCACTTAGTATATAATGTTTCAGAGTTTAATGGTTCACAATGAACAAGTGCTATGTCATATCAACCTGAACGAGGTAAATATATTACCTTTGGTAGAGGAACTGAATTAAAACAACCAGACAGTTTAATCTTATTAGGTAAAGCTAGTGATTTAAGGGATGCTGGTGATTTAGCAACATTCATTAAATATGCTCGAATGGGTGGATCGTTTAAAACTATTGTTGTAACCGATCCAGGGTTAGCATCAGTTGTTCGCGGAATTGCTTTTGGTGCTAATGTGATTCTGGCTTCACCTGAAGAAGTAGCTAAACATGGTTATGAACCTAAAGTCTTTAAAGTTGATCCAACTTTAAATCCAATAGGTGATAAATTAGATAAACCTTCTAACGTAAGAGCTAACTAA
- a CDS encoding putative immunoglobulin-blocking virulence protein → MVSSKKRKIIKLIAFSTGSITLGAASTLGIVYSTYKSDSQTSLIQRSNQVTLDSSPANTDASQNSNRDFNLENAPKVPEKKPVAINPPEKKPEPKPEPTPPATTNNLAANTQIQYVTYEKQEYNLDKNTPQQPNDPSRQVLNDQQAQALLGKTRASLTKARDELLKAINSGGTDDAARDAFRQISGYKGSTEFFNNIWKTLFTKNDRGQKPIDDLLLAFNLDLGNNKFLLDESKANRTWRINLNENSINISYGYENDGDNPVYNYYKKVNEYKVLGYPNYQYNPTPSDIINGDFRGWTKTDITNTYINDKDYGIDGNDGIQVRHYTPTNKDDPYYKNKDDLNVFELDVDNTSGYDKFIKFIKKVYEKEPNKKIGVVLRNVGKTNTTRNVYDILQALPQNVETLTVFLDGANTTSLLALENRKLRELNIYTTGRVNTDLWGINPLAIRHINFIPSLLAYNVAGFGDSYATGTTIGSTPIFTTLKFDRNDDYKRVQEGIDIAFDRRSERIFQGNFQGQGAKPIFWDFADAPIIRNLKNLNVRDAELRFVRLSADLIDTDNMGNSFVTYDLNEFNHSQWTAAMRYRGAPGDKLKISFGRGTEIAQPRALVLRGAQNTLEQEGLDNLKTFVKYATNSGAFKDVFVSTQFLANEIQAAAASEGNSITVHVVPLETLDKYQIKTFTVDPKLNAIGDPIKPTK, encoded by the coding sequence ATGGTCAGCTCTAAAAAAAGAAAAATCATCAAATTAATTGCTTTTAGTACTGGTTCTATTACTCTGGGTGCTGCTAGTACTTTAGGAATTGTTTATTCGACCTATAAAAGCGATTCTCAAACAAGTTTAATCCAAAGATCTAATCAGGTTACATTAGATAGTAGTCCTGCAAATACCGACGCTTCGCAAAATTCGAATCGTGATTTTAATCTGGAAAATGCGCCAAAAGTACCAGAAAAAAAACCAGTAGCAATTAATCCTCCAGAAAAAAAACCAGAACCAAAACCAGAGCCAACACCACCTGCGACTACTAATAATTTAGCAGCTAACACCCAAATCCAATACGTTACTTACGAAAAACAAGAATACAATTTAGACAAAAACACGCCTCAACAACCTAACGATCCAAGTAGACAAGTCTTAAACGACCAACAAGCACAAGCTTTATTAGGTAAAACCAGAGCTTCGTTAACAAAAGCAAGAGATGAATTACTAAAAGCAATTAATAGTGGTGGTACTGATGATGCCGCTAGAGATGCCTTCAGACAAATATCTGGATATAAAGGAAGTACAGAGTTTTTTAACAATATCTGAAAAACTTTATTTACTAAAAATGATAGAGGTCAAAAACCGATTGATGACCTGCTATTAGCTTTCAACCTTGATTTAGGTAACAATAAATTCTTATTAGACGAATCGAAAGCTAATCGAACTTGAAGAATTAACCTTAATGAAAACTCAATTAATATCTCATATGGTTATGAAAATGACGGAGATAACCCGGTTTATAATTACTACAAAAAGGTTAACGAATACAAGGTTTTAGGTTATCCTAATTATCAATACAACCCAACCCCATCTGATATCATCAATGGTGATTTTAGAGGTTGAACTAAAACAGATATTACTAACACATACATCAATGATAAAGATTATGGTATTGATGGTAATGATGGTATCCAAGTAAGGCATTACACTCCAACTAATAAGGATGATCCTTATTACAAAAACAAAGATGATCTTAATGTCTTTGAACTAGATGTTGATAACACATCTGGGTATGATAAATTCATTAAATTTATTAAGAAAGTTTATGAAAAAGAACCAAACAAAAAGATTGGTGTGGTTCTAAGAAATGTTGGTAAAACTAACACAACAAGAAACGTTTATGACATTCTTCAAGCTTTACCACAAAATGTTGAAACACTTACAGTGTTCTTAGATGGGGCTAATACTACTTCGTTATTAGCTTTAGAAAATAGAAAACTAAGAGAATTAAATATCTATACCACTGGTAGAGTTAATACCGATCTATGAGGTATTAATCCATTAGCAATCAGACACATTAACTTTATCCCATCGTTGTTAGCTTATAACGTTGCTGGGTTTGGTGATTCTTACGCGACAGGAACAACAATTGGTTCAACGCCAATCTTTACGACTCTAAAATTTGATCGTAACGATGATTATAAACGTGTTCAAGAAGGTATCGATATTGCGTTTGATCGTAGAAGTGAAAGAATTTTCCAAGGTAATTTCCAAGGTCAAGGTGCTAAACCAATCTTTTGGGATTTTGCAGACGCGCCAATTATTAGAAACTTAAAAAACCTTAATGTTCGTGATGCTGAATTAAGATTTGTAAGATTATCAGCTGATTTAATTGATACAGATAATATGGGTAACAGTTTTGTTACTTATGACTTAAATGAGTTTAATCACTCACAATGAACAGCAGCCATGAGATACCGTGGAGCTCCTGGTGATAAATTAAAGATTAGCTTTGGTCGTGGAACTGAGATTGCCCAACCGCGTGCTTTAGTTCTAAGAGGTGCTCAAAACACCCTTGAACAAGAAGGTTTAGATAACCTAAAAACTTTCGTTAAATATGCAACAAACAGTGGTGCATTTAAAGATGTTTTTGTTTCTACTCAGTTCTTAGCTAATGAAATTCAAGCAGCTGCGGCTTCAGAAGGAAACAGCATCACTGTTCATGTTGTACCTTTAGAAACATTAGATAAATATCAAATAAAAACCTTTACAGTTGATCCAAAACTAAATGCGATTGGTGATCCAATTAAACCAACTAAATAG